A genomic segment from Ptychodera flava strain L36383 chromosome 19, AS_Pfla_20210202, whole genome shotgun sequence encodes:
- the LOC139118838 gene encoding uncharacterized protein — translation MKTPCNIATSPTAGVLTCHKRKSQVPVRISNTTDKPITVRPGDIIGEARAVTWITQPGQNSALASIEDNSDAEQHSEAKFSVSGVQFDMTSANLTSEQLLQVKKMFTQEQDVFSKGENDLGTCGLERHRIRLTDDTPISERHRRVPPAMYNELKTVLQGMVDSGVIRESHSPWAAPIVIVEVKYLGHIVSKEGVKTDPEKTKALKTWPVPTSAKEVKTFLGVTGYFRRYVKGFSKVAKPLNDLTVGLYK, via the exons ATGAAAACTCCATGTAATATAGCGACAAGTCCCACTGCCGGAGTGTTGACATGCCACAAACGCAAGTCTCAAGTGCCAGTGCGTATCAGCAATACAACTGATAAACCCATCACAGTTAGACCTGGCGATATCATTGGAGAAGCGAGAGCAGTTACATGGATAACACAACCAGGACAGAATTCAGCTTTAGCTTCAATTGAAGATAACTCTGATGCTGAACAACATTCTGAGGCCAAGTTTTCAGTTAGTGGTGTACAGTTCGATATGACGAGTGCTAATTTGACTTCTGAGCAGTTACTGCAAGTGAAGAAAATGTTTACACAGGAACAGGATGTCTTTTCAAAAGGTGAAAATGACCTTGGTACTTGTGGATTAGAAAGACACCGTATCAGACTTACAGATGACACTCCTATCAGTGAACGTCACCGACGTGTACCCCCCGCAATGTATAATGAATTGAAAACTGTTTTACAAGGCATGGTTGACAGTGGCGTGATTAGAGAATCACACAGTCCTTGGGCAGCCCCTATCGTAATAGTTG AAGTGAAATACTTGGGACACATCGTGTCAAAAGAGGGTGTGAAGACAGACCCAGAGAAAACTAAAGCCCTGAAGACCTGGCCAGTGCCTACTAGTGCGAAAGAAGTGAAAACTTTCCTTGGTGTAACCGGCTACTTCCGAAGATATGTGAAGGGGTTCTCGAAGGTTGCAAAACCTCTGAATGATCTCACAGTTGGCCTGTACAAGTGA